One Aegilops tauschii subsp. strangulata cultivar AL8/78 chromosome 2, Aet v6.0, whole genome shotgun sequence genomic window, ataaaaaatgtGAAGTGTGATCATGCCGAGCTCATCTAGCACTGCCATGCTCAATATGGTCAATATTTGTTGCTTGGTTATTGTTTGAGAAAAGATTAAACCAATGCAAATATGTTCGACATACACCTCTCCCGACCCGCCGCCCATATGAGGTACCCTGTTCCTTCTAAAGACACATAACCTCTTCATCGATTGTCCGAAACACATGCGGATTTGGCAACAACCCATGCCTACTTGCTTCCGGGGCTTATGGGTTGTTACTACGCCAAAAGCAAGCTCAAAAACTTCATTTATTCAGAGATGCCTCTCTCAATTATCTGAATTAAGGACTTAGGGAATGCTGCGGCGTTCCAAAACCTAGATCACCCTCCCTCTCCTACTAGTGGAAGTAACATTTAGAGCGCTGACATCATTGCTTTGTCGGATAGATGTATGCATATCGATGGTGAATTGTTCCGCTATTTTTTTGTCTCTTTAAAATTAGCATGTATGGTTTCATATGGGATAAAATGTGGAGTGTCATCATGCCGAGCTCATCTAGGGTTGTCGTGCTCCAAATATAGTCAATATTTGTTGCTTGGTTATTGTTCGGCGACAAATTAAATCAACCCACATATGTTTAACAGTCATCTCTCATAAGCCGCCGCCCGTGTAAGGTACTTTGTTCCTTCCGAAAACACAAATCACCTCCTTATCAACTGTCCGAAAGCCATGCAGATTTGGCAACAACTTACTCTTGTGACGCATACTTGTTTCGGAAAAGCAACCTTAAAAACTCCATTTAGCAGGCGTGCCTCTCTCAATTCTCTGGAAATTTTGGGACTCAAGAAATGCTAAGGTGTTCCGAAGCCTATATCAACCTCCCTCTCTTATATTAGGTGGACTCTAATCCGATGGCTTTTGCTTGGGCCAAGCACGACTGTGAAACAAAGCCGAGACGAAAAAGGCCATTCAGTCTAACCCTGTTTTTCAGATTGGACACTCTTGATCAATGGGCCATCAAATTTTGTTCGAACTGAGCACACGCGACCGAATTTGACACCCTCTATCTGGTGTGCCATCTGTACTTGCTTCTGGAACCTTCCCTGCCAACTGCCATGATGCCGTCCCATGTACAAAAGAAGGAGGAGCAGCAGGTCCCCCGGATCTGAGTTCTCCCATGGCATAATTGAACTCTCTGATCCACCTAACATTTCGCGTCGCCCACAGAACCTACCCCTCCTAGCTAGGCTACAACTTCGGCATCGGCCGGCGATGGCTAATCTGGCAGAAGCTGGCTACGTGTTCCAACCCACCGGCCGTGAGCTCGTCGGCCACTACCTCATGCCCAGGGCGGGGCTCGGCGGCTTCTTCCTCCCCGCCGTCATCGAGGAGGGCGTGGACGTCTTGTCCTTGCGCCCACGCGCGCTCTCCTTCCCGGAAAACCACAGGAGGGATTACGGCGAGGTATGGGGCTTCTTCTTCGCGGCAAAGCCCGCCGGCGAGACGTGCCCGACGCCGGGCGCGGGCGGGTGCTGGGAGCAGTACGGCCAGGAGAAGGCGTACTACGGCGGCGAGGGCAGCCGGGAGGCAGTGGCGTTCAGGCGCAGGTTCGCGTACCGCTACACGTGGAGGGACGGGGAGGTAATATCACAGATGCGCTGGCGGATGAAGGTGTACCGGCTCAACAGGAACGCGGCCGCCTTCCGCCGCGCGCACCCCGGCCCCGTGCCACCAGACGTCGTCTTCGTGGTCCACAAGGTCTACAGGAAGCCGCTGATCCCTCCACCGCTGCCGCCCGACAGCAGCTCCAGCGAGGACGAGGGCTCCGAGAGCTACGTCGTGTACCCGGGACTCGATGAGATCATGCGGAGGTTAACGGAGGGGAACTAGGGCGACCAAGGGGCGGTGCTGCCCCTCCTGCAGGAGTAGCATTACGCCACAGCTGCATGTTCATTTCTTCAGCGTTGTTGTGTGTGTCTCTTGTTTCATTTCAGTTCTGGATTGTGCGCTCGATCTAGTCGAGGCAGATTGGTTGCTCTAGTTCATCGATCGCTGTTTTCATCGTTTCGGAGTTTTCTTCTGTCGCTTAGACATAGCTTTGATCTTGTATGACTTTGCTATTTGTATGTGTATTtatctgtgtgtgtgtgttggtgtGGCCGTGTGTATCCTAGCTATGTGAAGGTTGTGATTGTGCTCATTGTGTttgtatatatttggttgatgCTTCATTTGAGTCAATAAAATTCCCCCTTTATCAAAAAAAAAATGTGATCCATCTTCCTTGCAACATCTATCAGAACAGTTCAGAGGTgttatatcttttagagaacTTACAGTTTTCTCTGCACATTTATTGTTCATACTAGAAAATTTGTAAGCACCAAATCATGCTGCAGAAATTCAGTGAGGTTGAGAATTAATTGGTCTCcgtttctactccctccgtcccgaaa contains:
- the LOC109743815 gene encoding uncharacterized protein; protein product: MYKRRRSSRSPGSEFSHGIIELSDPPNISRRPQNLPLLARLQLRHRPAMANLAEAGYVFQPTGRELVGHYLMPRAGLGGFFLPAVIEEGVDVLSLRPRALSFPENHRRDYGEVWGFFFAAKPAGETCPTPGAGGCWEQYGQEKAYYGGEGSREAVAFRRRFAYRYTWRDGEVISQMRWRMKVYRLNRNAAAFRRAHPGPVPPDVVFVVHKVYRKPLIPPPLPPDSSSSEDEGSESYVVYPGLDEIMRRLTEGN